In Segnochrobactrum spirostomi, the DNA window AGATCGCGACCTGGAGGAACACCTCCCGGATCTCGTCGCGGGTCAGCCCATTGTTGAGGGCGCCGCGGACATGGAGCTTCAGTTCGTGGGGACGGTTCAGCGCCGCGATCATCCCGAGATTGAGGAGCGAGCGGTCGCGCCGGGCGAGTCCCGGCCGGCTCCACACTTCGCCCCAGCAATAGCGGGTGACGAGCTCCTGCAGCGGCCGCGTGAAATCGTCGGCCTCGGCCAGCGACTTGTCCACGTAGGCGCTGCCCACGACGGCGCGGCGAATTTCCAGGCCCTTCTCGTAAAGGTCGTCACTCATTGATGTGTCTCCGGATCATCGGCTGGGGCGGGGGTGAGAGCGAGCGCGGCGCGCGCGGCGTTCGCCACGTGCCGTTCTGCGAGACGACCGGCGCGCGGACCGTCTCGCGCCGCAAGCGCGGTCACGAGGGCATCGATCTCGGCGAGCGACGCGTCCTTGCGCGCGGGATCATTGAGCGAGCGCGCCCGGAGCAGACTGGTGCGCACGGCGAG includes these proteins:
- the pcaC gene encoding 4-carboxymuconolactone decarboxylase; protein product: MSDDLYEKGLEIRRAVVGSAYVDKSLAEADDFTRPLQELVTRYCWGEVWSRPGLARRDRSLLNLGMIAALNRPHELKLHVRGALNNGLTRDEIREVFLQVAIYCGVPASLDSFRIAREVFAEEDAKAAAAKA